Proteins found in one Hevea brasiliensis isolate MT/VB/25A 57/8 chromosome 18, ASM3005281v1, whole genome shotgun sequence genomic segment:
- the LOC110662917 gene encoding LOW QUALITY PROTEIN: serine carboxypeptidase-like 50 (The sequence of the model RefSeq protein was modified relative to this genomic sequence to represent the inferred CDS: deleted 1 base in 1 codon): MKSTATLICFLQLLILLLRQSLASSLFTIANSSSTFPDEALPTKSGYLPVNPSTDSAIFYTFYEAQDPVLPLSQTPLLIWLQGGPGCSSMIGNFFELGPYRVVDTQGENIALERNLGSWNRIFGLIFLDNPIGVGFSIAATPEEIPRDQHSVAKHLFAAITGFIGLDLDFKNRPLYITGESYAGKYVPAIGYYILKQNMRLPEAEQVNLKGVAIGNGLIDPLTQVKIHAVNAYFSGLINERQKGELEEALWKAVEFVKMGNWSEATNARSEALDLLQNMTGLATLYDFTRKVPYKTSLVTKFLQSVEVKKKIDAKESIVFDECSDVVGEALAEDVMKSVKYMVELLLKMSKVLLYEGHFDLRLGVVSTEAWIKTMKWEGIGRFLMAERKFWKVNGELAGYVQKWGSLSHALVLGAGHLVPADQALNSQAMIEDWVLDRGGVFAFEQNKDSALDS; this comes from the exons ATGAAGTCAACCGCGACTTTGATCTGCTTCTTGCAGCTACTTATCCTCCTCCTCCGGCAATCTCTGGCCTCATCACTATTCACGATCGCCAATTCAAGCTCTACTTTTCCCGATGAAGCTCTCCCAACCAAATCCGGCTATTTACCCGTCAATCCGAGTACCGATTCGGCCATTTTCTACACCTTCTATGAAGCCCAAGATCCAGTCTTACCTCTCTCCCAAACCCCACTTCTAATCTGGCTTCAGGGTGGCCCTGgctgctcctccatgataggCAACTTCTTTGAGCTCGGTCCATACCGTGTAGTTGATACTCAGGGTGAAAACATTGCTCTTGAACGCAATCTAGGCTCTTGGAACCGCATTTTCGGCCTTATTTTCCTTGATAATCCTATTGGAGTTGGGTTCAGTATCGCTGCTACACCAGAAGAAATACCCAGAGATCAACACTCTGTTGCGAAGCATCTCTTTGCTGCGATCACTGGGTTCATTGGTTTGGATCTAGATTTCAAGAATCGTCCACTTTATATTACTGGTGAGAGTTATGCTGGGAAGTATGTCCCTGCAATTGGATACTACATTTTGAAGCAGAATATGAGGTTGCCAGAGGCAGAGCAAGTGAACTTGAAAGGTGTGGCTATAGGTAATGGGTTAATAGATCCACTGACACAAGTGAAAATTCATGCTGTAAATGCATATTTTTCTGGTTTGATCAATGAGAGGCAAAAGGGTGAATTGGAGGAAGCGCTGTGGAAGGCAGTTGAGTTCGTTAAAATGGGAAATTGGAGCGAGGCAACAAATGCAAGGTCTGAAGCCTTGGATTTGCTCCAAAACATGACAGGGTTGGCCACCTTGTATGATTTCACCAGGAAAGTGCCTTATAAGACAAGTTTAGTCACCAAATTCTTGCAATCAGTGGAGGTGAAGAAGAAAATAGATGCAAAAGAATCTATAGTTTTTGACGAATGCAGTGATGTGGTGGGGGAAGCACTTGCAGAGGATGTGATGAAAAGTGTGAAGTATATGGTGGAATTGTTGTTGAAGATGAGCAAAGTATTGTTgtacgaagggcattttgatttGAGACTTGGTGTGGTTTCCACTGAGGCTTGGATCAAGACAATGAAATGGGAGGGGATTGGGAGGTTTCTGATGGCTGAGAGAAAATTCTGGAAAGTGAATGGAGAGCTTGCTGGTTATGTGCAGAAATGGGGAAGCCTGAGCCATGCCTTGGTACTAGGGGCAGGTCATCTTGTGCCAGCTGACCAGGCATTAAATTCTCAGGCCATGATAGAGGATTGGGTTTTGGATAGG GGGGGCGTCTTTGCTTTTGAGCAAAATAAGGATTCTGCATTAGACTCATAG